In Sulfitobacter sp. OXR-159, one DNA window encodes the following:
- a CDS encoding glycosyltransferase: MKIAYILNTYPQPSHSFIRREIAALEAAGHEVLRFAMRGPDVPLVDGQDKAEEARSHYVLAAGGAALAHASLRSVLRSPRRFGKALREVWHAARRAETGMARHLIYLAEACYLQAQLDGSGTEHLHAHFGTNATMVAMLCHLLGGPRYSFTTHGPEEFDSPRALSLSAKIHHSAFAVAISQFGRSQLCRWADPADWPRIKVVHCGIEPAKFPAPAALPDGPRRLVSIGRFVEQKGQLALIDAMARLRDSHLDLHLTLIGDGPLRRAIETEIARHTLQNRITLTGWVDEARVTSELSAAHALVMPSFAEGLPMVVMEAMAAARPVIATYIAGTPELVQPGQTGWLVPAGDVAALAEAMTALHDAPLSTLEEMGRNARARVFARHDVSREAAKLADHMQDAAR, encoded by the coding sequence GTGAAAATCGCCTATATCCTCAACACCTACCCACAGCCCTCGCATTCCTTCATTCGCCGCGAGATCGCAGCGTTGGAGGCGGCAGGCCATGAGGTGCTGCGCTTTGCCATGCGCGGCCCCGATGTGCCGCTGGTCGATGGGCAGGACAAGGCCGAAGAGGCGCGCAGCCACTATGTTCTGGCCGCTGGCGGGGCCGCCCTCGCCCATGCCAGCCTGCGCAGTGTCCTGCGTTCGCCCCGCCGGTTCGGCAAAGCGCTGCGCGAAGTCTGGCACGCCGCACGCCGGGCCGAGACGGGGATGGCCCGCCATCTGATCTATCTGGCCGAGGCTTGCTATCTGCAGGCGCAGCTTGACGGCAGCGGCACAGAGCACCTGCACGCTCATTTCGGCACCAACGCCACGATGGTCGCGATGCTTTGCCACCTGCTTGGCGGGCCGCGCTATAGTTTCACCACCCATGGGCCTGAGGAATTCGACAGCCCCCGCGCGCTGTCACTCAGCGCGAAAATCCATCATTCGGCGTTTGCCGTGGCGATCAGCCAGTTCGGGCGCAGTCAACTGTGCCGATGGGCTGACCCAGCCGATTGGCCGCGCATCAAAGTTGTGCATTGCGGCATTGAGCCCGCTAAATTCCCTGCCCCCGCCGCCCTGCCGGATGGCCCGCGGCGCCTCGTCTCCATTGGGCGTTTTGTGGAGCAGAAAGGCCAGCTTGCCCTGATCGACGCCATGGCCCGGCTGCGCGACAGCCACCTCGATCTGCATCTGACGCTAATTGGCGACGGCCCTTTGCGCCGCGCGATTGAAACGGAAATCGCCCGCCATACCCTGCAAAATCGCATCACCCTGACCGGCTGGGTCGACGAGGCGCGAGTTACCTCCGAACTCAGCGCTGCCCATGCGCTCGTCATGCCCAGTTTCGCCGAAGGTTTGCCCATGGTGGTGATGGAGGCCATGGCCGCCGCCCGCCCGGTGATCGCCACCTATATCGCAGGCACGCCGGAACTGGTGCAGCCCGGCCAGACCGGCTGGCTGGTGCCCGCAGGCGATGTGGCGGCCTTGGCCGAGGCGATGACCGCCCTGCATGACGCGCCGCTCTCGACGCTGGAAGAGATGGGAAGGAACGCCCGCGCGCGGGTCTTCGCGCGCCATGATGTGTCCCGCGAGGCGGCAAAGCTCGCGGACCACATGCAAGACGCCGCCCGCTAG
- a CDS encoding glycosyltransferase family 2 protein — protein MQQPPRLLVIILNYRTAEMTLRAAEAALADMPQTHAELVIVDNDSGDGSAALLAQEIAARGWGAGNRVRLIASPRNGGFGAGNNLAMRAGMSDGAAPDFVHVVNSDAFLDRGCIGTLLDHLQNHPRAGMAGSHVRGEDDLPHATAFRFPSAAGELEAAARLGPLTRLLSSAVVAPSLPEEATEVDWVAGASVMMRWDMLAEIGLFDEAYFLYYEETDLCLRAARTGWDCWYVPQARCVHVGSVSTGMKEWRRMPRYWFDSRHRYFAKNHGRAYAALATCARLAGGGLHRLRCLLTGRQPEDAPGFYRDLAAHALTARRAAPAVQDPSRSPATEDR, from the coding sequence ATGCAACAGCCGCCCCGTCTTTTGGTCATTATTCTTAACTACCGCACCGCAGAGATGACCCTGCGCGCGGCTGAGGCCGCTTTGGCCGATATGCCCCAGACCCATGCCGAACTGGTGATCGTTGACAACGACAGCGGCGACGGTTCTGCCGCGCTCTTGGCACAGGAGATTGCCGCGCGGGGCTGGGGTGCGGGCAATCGCGTGCGGCTGATCGCATCGCCCCGCAATGGTGGTTTCGGGGCGGGCAACAACCTTGCCATGCGGGCGGGGATGTCCGACGGGGCAGCGCCGGATTTCGTGCATGTGGTGAACTCGGATGCCTTCCTTGATCGGGGCTGTATCGGGACGCTGTTGGACCACCTGCAGAACCACCCCCGCGCCGGGATGGCCGGAAGCCATGTGCGCGGCGAGGATGATCTGCCCCATGCCACGGCCTTCCGGTTCCCCTCTGCCGCGGGTGAGTTGGAAGCTGCCGCGCGGTTGGGGCCCCTAACGCGACTACTGTCCTCTGCCGTGGTGGCCCCATCCTTGCCGGAAGAGGCCACAGAGGTCGATTGGGTGGCAGGTGCCAGTGTCATGATGCGGTGGGATATGCTGGCTGAGATCGGTCTCTTCGACGAAGCGTATTTCCTTTATTATGAGGAAACTGACCTTTGCCTGCGTGCCGCGCGGACTGGGTGGGACTGCTGGTATGTGCCTCAGGCGCGCTGCGTTCACGTTGGCTCGGTCTCGACCGGGATGAAGGAATGGCGCCGGATGCCGCGCTATTGGTTCGACAGTCGCCACCGCTATTTCGCCAAGAACCATGGCCGCGCCTATGCCGCTTTGGCCACCTGTGCTCGGCTTGCCGGGGGCGGATTGCACCGCCTGCGCTGCCTGCTGACCGGACGCCAGCCAGAAGACGCCCCCGGTTTTTACCGTGACCTCGCGGCCCATGCGCTCACCGCGAGGCGCGCGGCCCCCGCCGTCCAAGACCCAAGCCGTAGCCCCGCCACGGAGGACCGTTGA
- a CDS encoding glycosyltransferase family 2 protein: protein MEVATGAFQGASVLIPAHNEADWLPACLDALCATDPVAGPVEVIVVANGCTDDTAELARRKAPAFEARGWALRVLELAQGSKLGALNAGEAAARGAVLVYLDADVLVSPPLLAQLAEALAEDAPRYASGMPQVTTSGDWVTRHYTRFWQTTGFMTHGVPGFGVFAMNRTGRGRWGDWPDIISDDTFARLNFRPEERIAVPAPYAWPMIEGFAPLVRVRRRQDIGVAEVEQLFPDLMRNDDAHDQMRPFWRRALADPLGALVFVAVRLTICAPVFRSANRWVRGR from the coding sequence ATGGAAGTAGCAACAGGCGCGTTCCAAGGGGCGAGCGTATTGATCCCCGCCCATAATGAGGCCGACTGGCTGCCCGCCTGCCTCGACGCGCTCTGCGCCACTGACCCGGTGGCGGGGCCCGTGGAGGTGATCGTCGTGGCCAATGGCTGCACGGACGACACCGCAGAACTGGCCCGCAGAAAGGCCCCCGCGTTCGAGGCGCGAGGCTGGGCGCTGCGGGTGCTGGAACTGGCTCAAGGCAGCAAACTCGGTGCGTTGAATGCGGGCGAGGCTGCGGCGCGGGGTGCGGTCTTGGTCTATCTCGACGCCGATGTGCTGGTCTCACCGCCCCTGCTGGCGCAACTGGCCGAGGCACTGGCCGAGGACGCGCCGCGCTATGCCAGCGGGATGCCGCAGGTGACGACATCAGGCGATTGGGTGACGCGCCATTACACGCGGTTTTGGCAGACCACCGGCTTCATGACCCATGGTGTGCCGGGGTTTGGTGTCTTTGCCATGAACCGCACCGGGCGGGGGCGTTGGGGGGATTGGCCGGACATCATCTCGGACGACACTTTCGCGCGGCTGAATTTCCGCCCCGAGGAACGCATCGCGGTGCCTGCCCCCTATGCTTGGCCCATGATCGAAGGCTTTGCGCCGCTGGTGCGGGTGCGGCGGCGGCAAGACATTGGCGTGGCCGAGGTCGAGCAGCTTTTCCCCGACCTGATGCGCAATGATGACGCGCATGACCAGATGCGGCCCTTTTGGCGACGCGCGCTGGCGGACCCTTTGGGGGCGCTGGTCTTTGTCGCCGTGCGGCTGACGATTTGCGCACCGGTCTTTCGCAGTGCAAACCGCTGGGTGCGGGGGCGCTAG
- a CDS encoding 4'-phosphopantetheinyl transferase family protein codes for MTAEAEIKTAVRSLFDLPVAVAVTQIDRPHPPLLGDEAAVIARARPKRVAEFTAGRHAAREAMQALGHPPAPVLASPDRAPIWPQGLTGSISHSDVWCIAVLARCSDVMALGVDIEKDSPLPKDLLAEICLPSEITRLGGADLAAAKRIFCAKEAAYKAQYPLTKTLFGFDRLDVTLSAENPAFDAQFTQDTECFKRGEKLPGRVVSVAGHLVSGVAIGQIDRKGA; via the coding sequence GTGACGGCAGAGGCCGAGATCAAGACCGCAGTCCGCAGTCTGTTCGATCTGCCAGTCGCCGTTGCTGTAACCCAGATCGACAGGCCACATCCGCCATTGCTGGGGGACGAAGCCGCCGTCATCGCACGTGCACGGCCCAAGCGGGTCGCCGAATTCACCGCCGGACGCCACGCCGCACGCGAAGCGATGCAGGCCCTTGGCCACCCGCCTGCACCGGTGCTGGCCAGCCCGGACCGCGCGCCGATTTGGCCGCAGGGCCTGACCGGTTCGATCAGCCATTCCGACGTATGGTGCATCGCCGTGCTGGCGCGGTGCTCTGATGTGATGGCACTGGGCGTCGACATCGAAAAAGACAGCCCGCTGCCCAAAGACCTGCTTGCTGAAATCTGTCTTCCGTCCGAAATCACCCGGCTCGGGGGCGCTGATCTCGCCGCCGCCAAACGCATCTTCTGCGCCAAGGAGGCGGCCTATAAGGCGCAATATCCGCTCACCAAAACGCTCTTTGGCTTTGATCGGCTGGACGTCACCCTATCTGCAGAAAACCCCGCTTTTGATGCGCAATTTACCCAAGATACGGAATGCTTTAAGCGCGGCGAGAAGCTGCCGGGGCGGGTCGTTTCGGTGGCGGGCCACCTTGTCAGCGGGGTGGCGATTGGGCAGATTGATCGCAAAGGAGCTTGA
- a CDS encoding MupA/Atu3671 family FMN-dependent luciferase-like monooxygenase, whose translation MTASFETEPFSALLMGDESLTIACGDMLLAGGHRIAAVITRDDAVRAWAEGQGLVLCRDAEDLLPMGLAVDWLLSIANLRLIPQTVLALPTRGAVNFHDGPLPRYAGLNTPAWAIINGEAQHGVSWHLIEAGVDTGDLLAQREVEIAPDETAFSLNSKCYAAGMESFGAVLAQLESGKLQSTAQDLSQRSYFAKDKRPENGGLIDFTKSAGEISALVRGLDFGAYWNPLTTAKLAGAVGAVLAVSRVEVLAGQGGTPGEVVDVDSTRVVVAARDAHIALYDLRDMAGESIAPVQFFAPGDKVPHTAGSAPASAEEAHWRRALTGFDALPVPLATASERATTWAEREIALPQGSDLSQQAAAAALVALRSAGATEGGIALSREGEPAPLIGDWLPITIAAEAGLPVAELLAQVEPQLARAKGTAGFARDLPLRDPAIETLGPPDFAISFNSEPLAGAALTLCLGAGGARLFADSTRLADAAIDLLAARLEAAFANISEAADCGTLWALPETEAQLLTRVNATTRDYDPLTIHAAFEAQVARTPEAPALVFEGDTLSYAALNARANQLAHVLGDMGAGPGMPVALCVARGVDLLVGTLGILKAGAAYVPLDPAYPADRLAHYLSDSGAAVVVTQSALSPSLPSQDAQVLEMDRDPRLATASDVNPAANAGPDDLAYLIYTSGSTGTPKGVMVSHGNVANFFAGMDDRIDHEAGAVWLAVTSLSFDISVLELFWTLARGFKLVLAGDDSRGLMSNGPIATSDRKIDFNLFYWGNDDGVGPKKYELLLEGARFADANGFNAVWTPERHFHAFGGPYPNPSVTGAAVAAVTQNLDVRAGSCVAPLHHPARIAEEWAVIDNLTNGRVGLAIASGWQPDDFVLRPENTPPQNKPAMYDAIDQLRKLWAGEPVEFPRADGTPHAVVTQPRPVSNRLPIWVTTAGNPQTWKEAGEIGANVLTHLLGQSVEEVADKIKIYHDALRGAGHDPADHRVTVMLHSYLAETRAEAEEIARAPMKDYLRSAAGLIKQYAWAFPAFKKPAGTTNPFEIDLEGLSAEEMDAILEFAFQRYFNDSGMFGTVADGLARAEQLKRIGVDEIACLIDYGIPTDKVMAGLKPLADVLRRANAGGQPAEDDHSIAAQIVRHGVTHLQCTPSMAQMMVMNDEARGALARVKALMVGGEALPGTLSRALRAATLAQIQNMYGPTETTIWSTTHVLQDTHSTTAPIGTPIANTQIHVLDAARQVLPIGAAGELWIGGAGVTQGYWQRAEMTAARFIDDPFAGHGRLYGTGDLVHMTAKGVLHFEGRADAQVKIRGHRIELGEVEARLADLPGVRQAVALLRDDAGPGGAQLVGYVVADATVDSDAARRQLAAHLPDIMVPQAIVTLPAMPLTPNKKIDRKALPAPVKRSAAPAAAPQPATQDGNSQAAIAQVWGALLGIGDIRGGDNFFALGGHSLLAVQAHRDIKAALGASALSITDIFRFPTLAGLAAHIDGLDGQKAEPPKAPPAAETPARTETMSKRRLMRAERARGRG comes from the coding sequence ATGACCGCCAGCTTCGAGACAGAACCGTTTTCCGCGCTCTTGATGGGCGACGAATCTCTGACCATTGCCTGCGGCGACATGCTGCTGGCGGGCGGTCATCGGATCGCCGCCGTAATCACCCGAGATGACGCAGTGCGCGCTTGGGCCGAAGGGCAGGGGCTGGTCCTCTGCCGCGATGCGGAAGATCTGCTGCCCATGGGTCTGGCCGTCGACTGGCTTTTGAGCATCGCCAACCTGCGGCTGATCCCTCAGACGGTTTTGGCCCTGCCCACACGTGGCGCGGTCAATTTCCACGATGGGCCCCTGCCGCGCTATGCTGGGCTGAACACACCCGCTTGGGCAATCATCAACGGTGAGGCGCAGCATGGGGTCAGTTGGCATTTGATCGAAGCGGGCGTTGATACCGGTGACCTGCTGGCGCAGCGGGAGGTAGAGATCGCGCCCGATGAGACGGCCTTTAGCCTCAACTCTAAATGCTACGCCGCCGGGATGGAAAGCTTTGGCGCAGTGCTGGCCCAGTTGGAAAGCGGCAAGCTGCAAAGCACCGCCCAAGATCTCAGCCAGCGCAGCTATTTCGCGAAGGACAAACGGCCAGAGAACGGCGGGCTGATCGACTTTACCAAGTCCGCAGGAGAGATCAGCGCGCTGGTCCGTGGCTTGGATTTCGGGGCCTATTGGAACCCCTTGACCACGGCAAAACTCGCAGGCGCGGTAGGCGCGGTGCTGGCCGTTTCCCGCGTCGAGGTGCTGGCGGGCCAAGGCGGCACCCCCGGCGAGGTTGTCGATGTCGACAGCACGCGGGTGGTCGTGGCGGCGCGCGATGCCCATATCGCCCTCTATGATCTGCGCGATATGGCGGGTGAGAGTATTGCTCCGGTCCAGTTTTTTGCCCCCGGTGATAAAGTGCCCCACACGGCGGGCAGCGCTCCGGCTTCGGCTGAGGAGGCACATTGGCGGCGCGCTTTGACCGGGTTTGACGCGCTGCCGGTCCCCTTGGCCACCGCATCTGAAAGGGCAACGACATGGGCAGAGCGAGAGATCGCGCTGCCGCAGGGGAGTGACCTTTCGCAGCAGGCCGCAGCCGCAGCCCTCGTCGCGCTGCGCAGCGCCGGAGCAACAGAAGGCGGCATCGCCCTCAGCCGCGAAGGGGAACCCGCGCCGCTGATCGGCGATTGGCTGCCGATTACCATCGCGGCAGAGGCGGGCTTGCCCGTGGCGGAACTGCTGGCACAGGTGGAACCACAACTTGCCCGCGCTAAAGGCACGGCAGGTTTTGCGCGTGATCTGCCGCTGCGCGACCCGGCGATTGAAACGCTTGGCCCCCCGGATTTTGCGATCTCCTTTAACAGTGAACCGCTCGCGGGCGCGGCGTTGACCCTCTGCCTCGGGGCGGGGGGCGCGCGGCTCTTTGCCGACAGCACGAGGCTGGCCGATGCCGCGATCGACCTCCTCGCCGCGCGGTTAGAGGCGGCTTTCGCCAACATCTCCGAGGCTGCAGATTGCGGCACCCTCTGGGCCCTTCCAGAGACCGAGGCGCAGCTCCTGACCCGCGTCAACGCGACGACGCGCGACTATGATCCCCTCACCATCCATGCCGCTTTTGAGGCGCAGGTGGCGCGCACACCCGAGGCCCCCGCGCTGGTGTTCGAGGGAGATACGCTTAGCTATGCCGCGCTGAATGCCCGCGCCAACCAATTGGCGCATGTGCTGGGGGACATGGGGGCCGGGCCGGGGATGCCGGTGGCGCTTTGCGTTGCACGGGGGGTGGACCTGCTGGTGGGCACGCTTGGCATCCTGAAAGCTGGCGCCGCCTATGTGCCGCTTGATCCGGCCTATCCAGCGGACCGTCTGGCACATTACCTTTCAGACAGTGGCGCTGCGGTCGTGGTCACGCAATCGGCCCTTTCTCCCAGCCTGCCCTCGCAAGACGCGCAGGTGCTGGAGATGGACCGCGACCCGCGCCTTGCCACGGCTTCGGACGTGAACCCTGCCGCCAACGCCGGGCCGGATGACCTTGCCTATCTGATCTATACCTCCGGCTCGACCGGGACGCCCAAGGGCGTGATGGTCAGCCACGGCAATGTGGCGAATTTCTTTGCCGGGATGGACGACCGGATCGATCATGAGGCGGGCGCTGTCTGGCTCGCTGTCACCAGCCTCAGTTTCGATATCTCGGTGCTGGAACTGTTCTGGACCCTCGCACGGGGGTTCAAACTGGTGCTGGCAGGCGACGATAGCCGGGGGCTGATGTCGAACGGGCCGATTGCCACCAGCGACCGCAAGATCGACTTTAACCTGTTTTACTGGGGCAATGACGACGGGGTCGGCCCCAAGAAATACGAGCTGCTGCTGGAAGGCGCGCGATTCGCCGATGCCAATGGCTTCAACGCGGTCTGGACGCCCGAGCGGCATTTCCATGCCTTCGGCGGCCCCTATCCGAACCCATCTGTCACAGGCGCTGCCGTGGCCGCGGTGACGCAGAACCTTGACGTGCGGGCCGGATCTTGCGTGGCCCCGCTGCATCACCCCGCGCGGATCGCCGAGGAATGGGCGGTGATCGACAACCTGACAAACGGGCGCGTGGGACTGGCCATCGCCAGCGGGTGGCAGCCCGATGACTTCGTGCTGCGCCCGGAGAACACGCCGCCGCAGAACAAGCCCGCGATGTATGACGCCATCGACCAGTTGCGCAAACTCTGGGCCGGGGAGCCGGTGGAATTCCCCCGTGCCGATGGCACGCCCCACGCGGTGGTAACGCAGCCGCGCCCCGTCTCGAACAGGCTGCCGATCTGGGTCACCACGGCGGGCAATCCACAAACGTGGAAAGAAGCGGGAGAGATCGGGGCCAATGTGCTGACCCACCTGCTCGGCCAATCGGTGGAAGAGGTGGCGGACAAGATCAAGATCTACCACGACGCCCTGCGCGGTGCAGGCCATGACCCGGCGGATCACAGGGTCACCGTCATGCTGCACAGCTATCTTGCCGAGACCCGCGCCGAGGCCGAGGAAATCGCCCGCGCGCCAATGAAGGACTACCTGCGCTCGGCGGCGGGGCTGATCAAACAATACGCTTGGGCCTTTCCGGCCTTCAAGAAACCGGCCGGCACGACGAACCCGTTTGAGATCGACCTCGAAGGGCTCTCGGCCGAAGAAATGGATGCGATCCTAGAGTTCGCCTTTCAACGCTATTTCAACGACAGCGGCATGTTTGGCACCGTGGCAGATGGGCTAGCGCGGGCCGAGCAGCTCAAGCGGATCGGTGTGGATGAGATCGCCTGCCTGATCGACTATGGCATTCCCACCGACAAGGTGATGGCGGGGCTGAAGCCGCTGGCCGATGTGCTGCGCCGCGCCAATGCGGGTGGGCAACCGGCAGAGGACGATCACTCAATCGCCGCGCAGATCGTTCGCCATGGCGTGACCCATCTGCAATGCACGCCCTCGATGGCGCAGATGATGGTGATGAACGATGAGGCACGTGGCGCTTTGGCGCGGGTAAAGGCGCTGATGGTCGGGGGGGAGGCGTTGCCCGGCACGTTGTCCCGCGCTTTGCGTGCGGCGACGCTGGCGCAGATCCAGAACATGTACGGCCCGACAGAGACCACGATCTGGTCGACCACCCATGTGCTGCAAGACACCCACAGCACCACGGCCCCCATCGGCACACCGATTGCCAACACGCAGATCCATGTCCTTGACGCCGCGCGGCAGGTGCTGCCGATCGGTGCGGCGGGTGAACTTTGGATCGGGGGCGCTGGCGTGACACAGGGCTATTGGCAACGGGCCGAGATGACCGCCGCGCGTTTCATCGACGATCCCTTCGCGGGCCACGGTCGTCTCTATGGCACGGGCGATCTGGTGCACATGACCGCCAAAGGCGTGCTGCATTTCGAAGGCCGCGCCGATGCGCAGGTCAAGATACGCGGCCATAGGATTGAGCTTGGGGAGGTCGAAGCGCGGCTGGCCGATCTGCCGGGGGTGCGTCAGGCCGTGGCCCTGCTGCGCGATGATGCGGGGCCGGGTGGCGCGCAACTGGTCGGCTATGTGGTCGCCGATGCGACGGTCGACAGCGACGCAGCGCGGCGGCAACTGGCCGCCCATCTGCCCGATATCATGGTGCCGCAGGCCATCGTAACGTTGCCCGCCATGCCCTTGACGCCCAACAAGAAAATTGACCGCAAGGCCTTGCCCGCCCCGGTCAAACGCAGTGCTGCACCTGCCGCCGCGCCACAGCCGGCCACGCAAGACGGCAACAGCCAAGCCGCCATCGCGCAGGTCTGGGGCGCGCTTTTGGGCATCGGGGACATTCGCGGCGGCGATAACTTCTTTGCTCTTGGGGGCCATTCGCTGCTGGCGGTGCAGGCGCATCGCGATATCAAGGCGGCCTTGGGCGCCAGCGCGCTGTCGATCACCGATATCTTCCGTTTCCCAACCCTTGCGGGATTGGCAGCGCATATTGATGGATTGGACGGCCAGAAAGCCGAACCGCCCAAGGCGCCCCCAGCCGCCGAAACGCCTGCCCGGACCGAAACCATGTCGAAACGTCGCCTCATGCGGGCCGAGCGCGCCCGCGGGCGGGGTTGA
- a CDS encoding oligosaccharide flippase family protein, with product MARALRSTSWIVLGYGGSQAIRLASNLILTRLLFPEAFGLMALIQVVIVGLTLFSDVGIAPSIAQSKRGDDRDFLDTAWTIQAIRGLCLWLAACALTWPVTAFYDEPSLLTYLPIAALSLVVAGFNPTRIETAHRHLQMGRLTLLDLASQVIGIVVMIVGAVLYQSVAALVVGGVVGALAKLALTHAFLPGPGNRFRWERPAVQELVHFGKWIFLSTMFWFFASQGDKAILGKFLSLEGLGIYNIGYFLASFPLLLGQNVTGRVMIPIYREAGGGDHPKLRRMRYGLSGGLLMLLAAMALAGPWLVSVLYDPRYLQSGAILVMLALALMPQVIGMTYDQAALAAGDSRRFFISSASRASLQIGFLLAGVIAAGLPGALIGLGAAMALSHLVLIWLARAHGVWDARHDLIFALLGIVLGALALWLHWDRVLGLSATV from the coding sequence ATGGCACGGGCGCTGCGCTCAACATCATGGATCGTCTTGGGCTATGGCGGGTCGCAGGCGATCCGGCTGGCATCGAACCTAATCCTGACGCGGCTGCTTTTCCCCGAAGCCTTTGGCCTGATGGCGCTGATACAGGTGGTGATCGTCGGGCTGACGCTGTTTTCGGACGTAGGCATCGCGCCCTCCATCGCACAGAGCAAACGCGGCGATGATCGCGACTTTCTGGACACCGCCTGGACGATTCAAGCGATCCGGGGGCTGTGCCTCTGGCTGGCGGCCTGTGCGCTGACGTGGCCAGTGACGGCGTTTTACGATGAGCCTTCGCTGCTGACCTATCTGCCCATCGCGGCGCTGAGCCTTGTGGTCGCCGGGTTCAATCCCACGCGGATCGAGACGGCGCACCGGCATCTGCAAATGGGGCGGCTGACACTGCTGGATCTGGCGTCACAGGTGATTGGCATCGTGGTGATGATCGTGGGCGCGGTGCTTTATCAATCCGTGGCGGCGCTGGTGGTCGGTGGCGTGGTGGGGGCGCTGGCAAAACTGGCGCTTACCCATGCGTTCCTGCCGGGGCCGGGGAACCGCTTTCGCTGGGAACGGCCTGCGGTGCAGGAGTTGGTGCATTTCGGGAAATGGATTTTCCTGTCGACCATGTTTTGGTTCTTTGCCAGCCAAGGGGACAAGGCGATCTTGGGCAAGTTCCTCTCACTCGAAGGCTTGGGGATCTACAATATCGGTTATTTCCTCGCCAGTTTTCCGCTGCTTTTGGGGCAGAACGTCACCGGGCGGGTGATGATCCCGATCTACCGCGAGGCCGGGGGCGGCGATCATCCCAAGCTGCGGCGGATGCGCTATGGGCTGAGCGGGGGGCTGCTGATGCTTTTGGCCGCAATGGCGCTGGCAGGGCCGTGGCTGGTCTCGGTGCTCTATGATCCGCGTTATCTGCAAAGCGGTGCAATTCTGGTGATGCTGGCGCTGGCGCTGATGCCGCAGGTGATCGGGATGACCTATGACCAAGCGGCGCTTGCGGCGGGGGATTCACGGCGGTTTTTTATCTCCTCGGCCTCGCGGGCCAGCTTGCAGATTGGGTTTCTGTTGGCGGGGGTGATCGCCGCCGGGCTGCCCGGTGCGTTGATTGGCCTAGGCGCGGCGATGGCCCTGTCGCATCTGGTGCTGATCTGGCTCGCCCGGGCGCATGGCGTCTGGGACGCGCGCCACGATCTGATCTTTGCACTGCTGGGGATCGTGCTCGGCGCACTGGCGCTTTGGCTGCATTGGGACCGGGTACTGGGGCTCAGCGCCACGGTCTGA
- a CDS encoding GumC family protein, translating into MGPIYTFDDIIDMLRRRAGVIILITLLGCIASVYWALSTPHVYQSSEVIQIEQPKIANDLAPSTVEGSSARRLQLIEQQLMARGTLVDIIQRFDLYDDLTALRMSEKVDLLRRSVTITGVAAPREGFGDDGTISVMTFTAEMDNPADAQAVAREFADRTRQMSAAQRQSQTQETLEFFQRQEQNLIRDISELEAELADYRAENDLSLEGSLQFRRGEISSLNDALLELDREIIATRLARDRVNPDARAATIAREQAELDATLESLTTQRDLLQEQRETLTASLQTSPEVERELARFDRRLTQLQDQLEVITARRNEAEVGFSLESDQRGEKLITLEQAELPDYPVSLSRKKRAAIGGMGSFALALIVAFLLELRRPVIRSSRQMTRETGLIPVVSIPDLSPREKRRTLGKVWQERLKAGKEGRAARMARKQKS; encoded by the coding sequence ATGGGACCGATCTATACATTCGATGACATCATCGACATGCTCCGCCGTCGGGCGGGCGTTATCATTCTGATCACGCTTCTGGGCTGCATCGCCTCGGTCTACTGGGCGTTGTCGACGCCGCATGTCTACCAATCCTCCGAAGTCATCCAGATCGAGCAGCCCAAGATCGCCAATGATCTGGCCCCTTCCACCGTAGAGGGGTCATCGGCGCGTCGTCTGCAGTTGATCGAACAGCAACTGATGGCCCGCGGCACCCTAGTGGACATCATCCAACGCTTTGATCTCTATGACGATCTTACCGCGCTGCGGATGTCGGAAAAGGTCGATCTGCTGCGCCGTTCGGTTACCATCACCGGGGTCGCTGCCCCGCGCGAGGGCTTTGGCGATGACGGCACCATCTCTGTCATGACCTTCACCGCCGAGATGGACAACCCCGCAGATGCGCAGGCCGTGGCGCGCGAATTCGCCGACCGCACCCGCCAGATGTCGGCGGCCCAACGCCAAAGCCAGACCCAAGAGACCTTGGAGTTCTTTCAGCGCCAAGAACAGAACCTGATCCGCGACATCTCTGAACTTGAGGCGGAACTGGCCGATTACCGGGCCGAGAATGACCTGTCTCTCGAAGGCAGTCTTCAGTTTCGCCGCGGCGAAATCAGCAGCCTGAACGACGCCCTCCTTGAGCTTGACCGCGAGATCATCGCCACGCGGCTGGCCCGCGACCGGGTCAACCCCGACGCCCGCGCCGCCACCATCGCCCGCGAACAGGCCGAACTGGACGCCACGTTGGAAAGCCTCACCACGCAGCGCGATTTGCTGCAAGAGCAGCGCGAAACGCTGACCGCCAGCCTGCAAACCTCGCCTGAGGTTGAGCGTGAACTGGCCCGGTTTGATCGTCGCCTGACCCAGTTGCAGGACCAGTTGGAGGTGATCACCGCCCGCCGCAACGAAGCGGAGGTGGGGTTCTCACTCGAATCCGATCAACGGGGTGAGAAACTGATCACGCTGGAGCAGGCCGAACTGCCGGATTACCCCGTCTCTCTCAGCCGCAAAAAGCGGGCGGCGATAGGTGGCATGGGCAGCTTCGCGCTTGCCCTGATCGTGGCCTTCTTGCTGGAACTGCGCCGTCCGGTGATCCGCTCTTCCCGGCAAATGACGCGCGAGACGGGGCTCATCCCCGTCGTGTCGATCCCCGACCTCAGCCCCCGCGAAAAGCGCCGCACCTTGGGCAAAGTATGGCAAGAACGCTTAAAGGCAGGTAAAGAGGGCCGCGCCGCACGTATGGCACGCAAGCAAAAGAGCTGA